From a region of the Methanobacterium sp. genome:
- a CDS encoding zinc-ribbon domain-containing protein: MIFVVSSDEISSRLAARRQGKRPEKERVVEAEVTSKKKCPECGTVNHADAKFCVGCGKSFVEKTVDIKPQDIKENVNTKKCPACGAQNPENAKFCVVCGESLIETVKTEPKEEKTLKKPENELVKEKEKSKDTSENLVIGELVLGEDGLNFNRNGFIEGLGDEIQMLKYEDINSISFKEESGIKTIEILTDESNIKIKGVDADLGSKFAASAQKRHATQKLKAKKTAESMVKIEKAKELLDMGAIDEEEFEKIKRKIMNDI; encoded by the coding sequence GTGATTTTTGTGGTTTCAAGTGATGAAATAAGTAGCAGACTTGCAGCACGTAGACAAGGAAAACGTCCTGAAAAGGAGAGGGTTGTAGAGGCTGAAGTAACTAGTAAAAAGAAGTGTCCTGAGTGCGGTACTGTAAACCATGCTGATGCGAAGTTCTGCGTTGGATGTGGAAAAAGTTTTGTAGAAAAAACTGTTGATATTAAGCCTCAGGATATTAAAGAAAATGTAAACACCAAAAAATGTCCTGCATGTGGCGCCCAAAATCCAGAAAATGCAAAGTTCTGTGTTGTTTGTGGAGAATCTTTAATAGAAACCGTTAAAACTGAACCAAAAGAGGAAAAAACCTTAAAAAAACCTGAAAATGAACTTGTGAAAGAGAAAGAAAAATCCAAAGATACTTCTGAAAATTTAGTAATTGGAGAATTGGTTTTAGGTGAAGATGGTTTGAATTTTAACAGGAATGGATTTATTGAAGGTTTAGGTGATGAAATTCAGATGCTTAAATACGAAGACATTAACAGTATATCATTTAAGGAAGAATCTGGAATTAAAACTATTGAAATATTAACTGATGAAAGTAATATTAAAATAAAAGGTGTTGATGCAGATTTAGGAAGTAAATTTGCAGCTTCTGCTCAAAAAAGGCATGCAACTCAAAAATTAAAAGCAAAAAAAACTGCTGAATCAATGGTTAAGATTGAAAAAGCAAAAGAACTTCTGGATATGGGAGCTATAGATGAAGAAGAGTTTGAGAAAATAAAAAGGAAAATAATGAATGACATTTAA
- a CDS encoding trypsin-like peptidase domain-containing protein, whose translation MKCPECGSENPKNARFCEECGKNLPEEEIRKPGTFKATYRKNKPSSNGGIKNKVIIALVCIFVVAAFVGLYAISQNFNTTTSPQGATVFILNQVSGASEVTDTKTGAVYPITVENYSIGGGSGFIISKEGYIVTAAHVISDPKSVDYEDKIKKMDSNDLQFYVNQAAIYIFLEQTQPDLVSNISDEQLDNLTTKAMADGTVRATRYEQNIYVMGPAFPDSNETPSKVELIDMGNVDAGVDVALLKLDEIKTSLPTLSLSSEKIEVGENVRTYGYPTEQFDFYASLDEKNQTKDIWKSMLTASITKGIVSAERTWTNGTKFYQTDAAVDYGNSGGPVTDDNNKVIGVLVMGFEKQGFNFFLPSEYVIELCNKNKVSLNGGSFFNF comes from the coding sequence TTGAAATGTCCTGAATGTGGATCTGAAAACCCTAAAAATGCAAGATTCTGCGAAGAATGTGGAAAAAATTTGCCAGAAGAAGAAATAAGAAAGCCAGGCACATTTAAAGCTACTTATAGAAAAAATAAACCTTCATCAAATGGAGGAATAAAAAATAAAGTAATAATTGCATTAGTATGTATATTTGTAGTAGCAGCTTTTGTTGGTCTTTATGCCATTTCTCAAAACTTTAATACAACAACATCTCCTCAAGGTGCGACGGTTTTCATTTTAAATCAAGTTTCAGGTGCTTCTGAAGTCACTGACACAAAAACAGGTGCAGTTTACCCCATAACAGTTGAAAATTATAGTATTGGAGGTGGTTCAGGGTTTATTATTAGTAAAGAGGGATATATTGTTACAGCAGCCCATGTTATCAGTGACCCCAAATCAGTGGATTATGAAGATAAGATTAAAAAAATGGACAGTAATGATTTACAATTTTATGTAAACCAGGCAGCAATCTATATTTTCCTGGAGCAAACTCAGCCAGATTTGGTGTCTAACATAAGTGATGAACAGTTAGATAACTTAACAACAAAAGCAATGGCAGATGGAACTGTAAGAGCAACAAGATATGAGCAAAACATTTATGTAATGGGTCCTGCATTTCCAGATAGTAACGAAACTCCGTCTAAAGTAGAATTGATAGATATGGGAAATGTAGACGCTGGAGTTGATGTAGCGCTCTTAAAATTGGATGAGATAAAAACCAGTTTACCTACATTGTCATTAAGTTCTGAAAAAATTGAAGTGGGGGAAAATGTACGTACTTATGGTTATCCCACTGAGCAATTTGACTTTTATGCAAGCTTAGATGAGAAAAATCAAACAAAAGATATATGGAAAAGCATGCTAACTGCATCAATAACTAAAGGTATTGTAAGTGCAGAAAGAACATGGACAAATGGAACCAAATTTTATCAAACTGATGCTGCTGTAGACTATGGAAACAGCGGAGGGCCAGTAACTGACGATAACAATAAGGTTATAGGTGTTCTGGTTATGGGTTTTGAAAAACAGGGATTCAACTTTTTCTTACCTTCAGAATATGTAATAGAACTATGTAATAAAAATAAAGTTTCTTTAAATGGAGGATCATTTTTTAACTTCTAA
- the thiD gene encoding bifunctional hydroxymethylpyrimidine kinase/phosphomethylpyrimidine kinase, with protein sequence MIAMSIAGFDPSGGAGILNDIKTFTALGVYGTAVITAITAQNIEKVSGIQAVETSFIEKQIDTLLEQEHIEFVKTGMLYSDEIIKTVSRKISEYDLNAVVDPVMVAGSGGFLSKKDMVKSLKKHLLPIATIATPNIYEAQEISRITIENVDDSIKAALKIGKLCNVVITGGHLEGTDVLYDGSIKVIEGELIESNNTHGSGCTYSSAVTSSLVKGDNLENAVKNAGVFTRESIKYGMKGTLNQFHKFI encoded by the coding sequence ATGATTGCGATGAGTATTGCCGGATTTGACCCGTCTGGTGGTGCCGGAATATTAAACGATATTAAAACATTTACAGCATTAGGTGTTTACGGAACTGCAGTTATTACAGCAATCACTGCCCAAAATATAGAAAAAGTATCTGGAATTCAAGCTGTTGAAACATCATTTATTGAAAAACAAATTGATACCCTTTTAGAACAGGAGCATATTGAATTTGTAAAGACAGGGATGCTTTATTCTGATGAAATCATAAAAACGGTTTCTCGAAAAATTTCAGAATATGATTTGAATGCAGTGGTAGATCCCGTGATGGTTGCAGGTTCTGGAGGGTTTTTATCAAAAAAAGATATGGTTAAATCCTTAAAAAAACATCTTTTACCCATAGCAACGATAGCTACACCTAATATATATGAAGCTCAGGAAATTTCCAGAATAACTATTGAAAATGTTGATGATTCCATAAAAGCTGCCCTAAAAATTGGAAAATTATGTAATGTGGTAATAACAGGAGGTCATCTTGAAGGAACAGACGTGCTTTATGATGGTTCAATTAAAGTCATTGAGGGGGAGCTTATTGAAAGTAATAATACCCATGGTAGTGGCTGCACTTATTCATCAGCTGTAACATCATCCCTTGTAAAAGGAGATAACTTAGAAAATGCAGTTAAAAATGCAGGAGTTTTTACAAGAGAAAGTATTAAATATGGAATGAAAGGTACTTTAAATCAGTTTCATAAATTTATTTAA
- the cofC gene encoding 2-phospho-L-lactate guanylyltransferase, whose product MKKTFAIIPVSKFSDAKTRLSPKLTVLERENLLKAMLKDVIKALNGSVENTVIISSDDNVLNYANDLGVITLKENGVTDLNGALAQAMRYCSNYCDNVLIIPSDVPLIKKSHVNDILNKSKEFNVIIAPAKGGGTNTLLCPSSGFSVKFGDYSFFEHIKEAKKKDLIFKIYDSFYLSLDVNTAEDLGEIMLHGDETEARAYLRKIHLKVRSNHGSERLNVNREVSA is encoded by the coding sequence CTCCAAAACTAACTGTATTAGAGCGTGAAAACCTACTAAAAGCCATGTTAAAAGATGTTATAAAAGCTTTAAATGGTTCTGTAGAAAATACTGTGATTATAAGCTCAGATGATAATGTTTTAAATTATGCAAATGATTTGGGAGTTATAACATTAAAAGAAAATGGTGTTACTGATTTAAATGGTGCTTTAGCTCAGGCCATGAGATATTGTTCTAATTACTGTGATAATGTACTTATAATACCTTCTGATGTTCCTTTAATCAAAAAAAGCCATGTTAATGACATATTAAATAAAAGTAAAGAATTTAATGTTATTATAGCTCCAGCAAAAGGAGGAGGAACAAACACTCTCCTCTGTCCTTCATCTGGGTTTTCAGTGAAATTTGGAGATTATAGCTTTTTTGAACATATTAAAGAAGCTAAAAAGAAAGATTTAATTTTTAAAATATATGATTCATTTTATTTATCATTAGACGTAAATACTGCTGAAGATCTTGGAGAAATAATGTTACATGGAGATGAAACTGAAGCAAGAGCATATTTAAGAAAAATACATCTAAAGGTAAGATCTAATCACGGTTCAGAACGTTTGAATGTTAACCGAGAGGTTTCTGCATGA
- a CDS encoding phenylacetate--CoA ligase: MIWNEEAECMSKEQKEKLQLERLKDVVKRAYENVPYYKKRFDELNIKPSDIKTLKDIEKLPFTEKSDLRAAYPFGMFAVPEDEIIEVHTSSGTTGKPTVSGYTQKDIKIWGEVMARALTMAGATKKDFIQNAYGYGLFTGGLGVHYGTQEIGATIVPISAGNTMRQLEIMTDFGTTIISCTPSYALYLAEVAEKEGINTNEIKLRAGVFGAEMWTEEMRNEIEKRLNIIALNIYGLTEIIGPGVAMECEDKGGLHISDDHFYPEIIDSKTLKTLSEGEKGELILTTLTREGMPIIRFRTKDLTSLKTGKCKCGRTLIKMDRITGRTDDMLKIRGVIVFPSQIEKALLKIEGLEPIYQIIITRPHHLDELEVHVETSEKLFSDEVKHVEEAKKMIENHIHSEIGLRVNVTLVEPQSIPRSEGKAVRVIDKREF; the protein is encoded by the coding sequence ATGATCTGGAATGAAGAAGCAGAGTGCATGTCCAAAGAGCAGAAGGAAAAATTACAGCTTGAAAGATTAAAAGATGTTGTAAAAAGAGCATATGAAAATGTTCCCTATTACAAAAAGCGATTCGATGAATTAAATATCAAACCAAGTGATATTAAAACTCTTAAAGATATTGAAAAACTTCCTTTCACTGAAAAATCTGATTTAAGAGCAGCATATCCTTTTGGAATGTTTGCAGTTCCAGAAGATGAAATAATAGAAGTGCATACATCATCAGGGACAACAGGAAAACCCACAGTTTCAGGATATACACAAAAAGACATTAAAATCTGGGGCGAAGTGATGGCAAGGGCCTTGACTATGGCTGGAGCCACAAAAAAAGACTTTATTCAAAATGCTTATGGATATGGCCTATTTACTGGAGGATTAGGCGTACATTATGGTACACAAGAAATTGGGGCTACTATTGTTCCTATTTCTGCGGGAAACACCATGAGGCAGCTTGAAATAATGACAGACTTTGGAACAACCATAATTTCATGTACGCCATCTTATGCACTTTACCTGGCAGAAGTCGCCGAAAAAGAAGGAATAAATACAAATGAGATTAAATTAAGGGCAGGAGTATTTGGGGCTGAAATGTGGACTGAGGAAATGAGGAATGAAATTGAAAAACGTCTTAATATTATTGCACTTAATATTTATGGGCTTACAGAGATTATAGGGCCAGGAGTGGCTATGGAATGTGAAGATAAGGGAGGATTACATATTTCAGATGATCATTTTTATCCTGAAATCATAGATTCTAAAACACTGAAAACACTTTCTGAAGGGGAAAAAGGAGAATTAATTCTTACTACGTTAACTCGAGAAGGAATGCCTATAATTCGTTTCCGTACTAAAGATTTAACATCTTTAAAAACGGGTAAATGTAAATGTGGAAGAACTCTTATTAAAATGGACAGAATCACTGGACGTACTGACGATATGCTGAAAATAAGAGGAGTAATTGTATTCCCATCACAAATTGAAAAGGCGCTTTTAAAGATTGAAGGCCTTGAACCAATTTATCAGATAATAATCACAAGACCTCATCATCTGGATGAACTCGAGGTTCATGTTGAAACCTCTGAAAAACTCTTTTCAGATGAAGTAAAACATGTAGAAGAAGCTAAAAAAATGATTGAAAATCATATACATAGCGAAATAGGATTAAGAGTAAATGTAACTCTTGTTGAACCGCAGTCAATTCCAAGAAGTGAAGGAAAAGCAGTAAGAGTTATTGATAAAAGAGAATTTTAA
- a CDS encoding ACT domain-containing protein gives MKLKQISIFLENKKGRLWKALSIIKDAGINIRALSIADTSEFGILRIIVPEPQKAKAALEKGNFVVKMNDVIAVEVPDEPGGLDGILEILNKGDINVEYIYAFVEKKGEKAIVVLRTEDVDAGIMVLSKGGATMLSSEEVYVL, from the coding sequence ATGAAATTAAAACAAATTTCAATATTTTTAGAAAATAAAAAAGGAAGACTCTGGAAGGCATTAAGTATCATAAAAGATGCAGGAATCAACATACGTGCTCTTTCAATTGCAGATACATCTGAATTTGGGATTTTAAGAATTATAGTCCCAGAACCTCAAAAAGCTAAAGCAGCACTGGAAAAAGGTAACTTTGTAGTTAAAATGAATGATGTAATTGCTGTTGAAGTGCCTGATGAACCTGGAGGGTTAGATGGAATCCTTGAAATATTAAATAAAGGCGATATCAATGTGGAATATATCTACGCTTTTGTTGAAAAAAAAGGGGAAAAAGCAATAGTTGTTCTACGTACAGAGGATGTTGATGCAGGTATAATGGTTTTAAGTAAAGGTGGAGCTACAATGCTCTCATCAGAAGAAGTTTATGTTTTATAA